One Streptomyces sp. CNQ-509 DNA window includes the following coding sequences:
- a CDS encoding membrane protein, with protein sequence MELLFALLAIALIAWVAVPLLRRARGGREVLQSNARAVDPAGSYGFVPVDELDVRLPGPDPQLAEVLRELREDQDWQAASRLLALTDDEWEQRWQRVQTLAGAAAFELAQAPGEGGAWLRTWRAEKPKDVGGAEVHAEFLVRQAWMAGAGASEFPVILEEAKKICAEAAMLAPGSPMPYIIELAIARGAHYREADFEELWHTVEQRAGDHMGAHLAALQYACEKWHGSREAAYDFAQRAAASAGPGALLPALPLFAVWEHLPEANLVRGLYEGEVVRQAIEGAQYAVHHAPADHPMLPHVRHLLACFLVRAERYEEALEQMRHVDGYVGALPWSLSEQPAAEYAAYRALAVAGYEGGRGAALK encoded by the coding sequence ATGGAACTGTTGTTCGCACTCCTCGCCATCGCCCTGATCGCATGGGTCGCCGTGCCCCTGCTGCGGCGTGCCCGGGGCGGCCGGGAGGTGCTGCAGTCGAACGCGCGGGCCGTCGACCCGGCCGGAAGCTACGGCTTCGTACCCGTCGACGAGCTCGACGTCCGCCTGCCCGGCCCCGACCCGCAGCTCGCCGAGGTCCTGCGGGAGCTGCGGGAGGACCAGGACTGGCAGGCGGCCTCCCGGCTGCTCGCGCTCACCGACGACGAGTGGGAGCAGCGCTGGCAGCGGGTGCAGACGCTGGCGGGGGCGGCGGCCTTCGAGCTGGCGCAGGCGCCGGGCGAGGGCGGGGCGTGGCTGCGCACGTGGCGGGCGGAGAAGCCCAAGGACGTGGGCGGGGCCGAGGTGCACGCAGAGTTCCTGGTACGGCAGGCGTGGATGGCCGGGGCGGGGGCGTCGGAGTTCCCGGTGATCCTGGAGGAGGCGAAGAAGATCTGCGCGGAGGCGGCGATGCTGGCGCCGGGCAGCCCCATGCCGTACATCATCGAGCTGGCCATCGCCCGCGGGGCGCACTACCGCGAGGCGGACTTCGAGGAGCTGTGGCACACGGTCGAACAGCGCGCGGGCGACCACATGGGCGCGCACCTCGCGGCGCTGCAGTACGCGTGCGAGAAGTGGCACGGCTCCAGGGAGGCGGCGTACGACTTCGCGCAGCGCGCGGCCGCCTCGGCGGGGCCGGGGGCCCTGCTGCCCGCGCTGCCGCTGTTCGCGGTCTGGGAGCACCTGCCGGAGGCGAACCTGGTGCGGGGGCTGTACGAGGGCGAGGTCGTCAGGCAGGCGATCGAGGGCGCGCAGTACGCGGTGCACCACGCCCCGGCGGACCACCCGATGCTGCCGCACGTACGGCACCTGCTGGCGTGCTTCCTGGTGCGGGCGGAGCGGTACGAGGAAGCGCTGGAGCAGATGCGCCACGTGGACGGGTACGTGGGCGCGCTCCCGTGGTCGCTGAGCGAGCAGCCGGCGGCGGAGTACGCGGCGTACCGGGCGCTGGCGGTGGCGGGGTACGAGGGCGGCAGAGGCGCCGCGTTGAAGTGA
- a CDS encoding sigma factor-like helix-turn-helix DNA-binding protein, whose protein sequence is MRQRRSAQQRRRALEFETFCAGAAGRLLHAAQLLTAEPPDAAPQAERLLTQALARTYARWDRLRGEDPYETARQQLVARYAQTAWRYRRTSGGLLDRLSPQERLVLVLRMSEGVAEEQTAAALGLPPERVHQILMRASAAMLSRHTPAPGRTRREVATP, encoded by the coding sequence GTGCGTCAGCGGCGCTCGGCACAACAGCGCCGCCGTGCCCTGGAGTTCGAGACCTTCTGCGCGGGCGCGGCCGGCCGGCTGTTGCATGCCGCCCAACTGCTCACCGCCGAACCGCCGGACGCCGCCCCGCAGGCCGAACGGCTGCTGACCCAGGCCCTGGCCCGTACGTACGCCCGCTGGGACCGGCTGCGCGGCGAGGATCCGTACGAGACCGCGCGGCAGCAGCTCGTCGCCCGCTACGCGCAGACCGCCTGGCGCTACCGGCGCACCTCCGGCGGCCTGCTCGACCGGCTGTCGCCGCAGGAGCGGCTGGTGCTCGTGCTGCGGATGTCGGAGGGCGTCGCCGAGGAGCAGACCGCGGCCGCGCTCGGGCTGCCGCCCGAGCGGGTCCACCAGATACTGATGCGGGCCAGCGCCGCCATGCTCAGCCGGCACACGCCGGCCCCGGGGCGTACGCGACGGGAGGTGGCGACGCCGTGA
- a CDS encoding cystathionine gamma-synthase translates to MSQPSFETVAIHAGQEPDPATGAVVPPIHQVSTYKQDGVGGLRGGYEYSRSANPTRTALEQNLAALEGGARGLAFASGLAAEDCLLRTALTPGDHVVIPDDAYGGSFRLFAKVAARWGVEFSVAHTGDPAAVRAALTDRTKLVWVETPSNPLLGITDIAASAAVAHEAGALLVVDNTFASPYLQQPLALGADVVVHSTTKYMGGHSDVVGGALVVADRELGERLTFHQNAMGAVAGPFDAWLVLRGIKTLAVRMDRHSANAARVAHMLDRHPRVTHVYYPGLEDHPGHETAAKQMRDFGGMVSFRVEGGEEAAVEVCNRARLFILGESLGGVESLIEHPGRMTHASAAGSPLEVPDDLVRLSVGIESVDDLLADLTQALGG, encoded by the coding sequence ATGAGCCAGCCCAGCTTCGAGACCGTCGCCATCCACGCGGGCCAGGAGCCCGACCCGGCGACGGGCGCGGTCGTACCGCCGATCCACCAGGTGTCCACGTACAAGCAGGACGGGGTGGGGGGCCTGCGCGGAGGCTACGAGTACAGCCGTTCCGCGAACCCCACCCGCACCGCCCTGGAACAGAACCTCGCCGCGCTGGAGGGCGGGGCCCGCGGCCTCGCGTTCGCCTCCGGCCTGGCCGCCGAGGACTGCCTGCTGCGCACCGCGCTCACCCCCGGCGACCACGTGGTCATCCCGGATGACGCGTACGGCGGCTCCTTCCGGCTCTTCGCGAAGGTCGCGGCGCGCTGGGGGGTGGAGTTCTCGGTCGCGCACACCGGGGACCCTGCGGCGGTACGGGCCGCGCTCACCGACCGTACGAAGCTCGTCTGGGTGGAGACGCCCAGCAACCCGCTGCTCGGCATCACCGACATCGCCGCCTCCGCCGCCGTCGCGCACGAGGCCGGCGCCCTGCTCGTCGTCGACAACACCTTCGCCAGCCCCTACCTGCAGCAGCCGCTGGCGCTCGGCGCCGACGTCGTCGTGCACTCCACGACCAAGTACATGGGCGGGCACTCGGACGTCGTCGGCGGCGCGCTCGTCGTGGCCGACCGCGAGCTGGGCGAGCGGCTGACGTTCCACCAGAACGCGATGGGCGCGGTGGCCGGGCCGTTCGACGCCTGGCTGGTGCTGCGCGGCATCAAGACGCTGGCTGTGCGGATGGACCGGCACAGCGCCAACGCGGCGCGCGTCGCGCACATGCTGGACCGGCACCCGCGCGTGACGCACGTGTACTACCCGGGCCTCGAAGACCACCCCGGCCACGAGACGGCCGCGAAGCAGATGCGCGACTTCGGCGGCATGGTGTCGTTCCGCGTCGAGGGCGGCGAGGAGGCGGCGGTCGAGGTCTGCAACCGGGCGCGGCTGTTCATCCTCGGGGAGTCGCTGGGCGGCGTCGAATCGCTGATCGAGCACCCGGGGCGGATGACGCACGCCTCGGCGGCGGGGTCGCCGCTGGAGGTGCCGGACGACCTGGTGCGGCTGTCGGTCGGGATCGAGTCGGTGGACGACCTGCTGGCGGACCTCACGCAGGCCCTGGGCGGCTGA